Proteins from one Clupea harengus chromosome 17, Ch_v2.0.2, whole genome shotgun sequence genomic window:
- the LOC105911729 gene encoding uncharacterized protein K02A2.6-like — MVAKVEDINLPGILRKHAEVFKGELGSMKDITVKLTVKPNSKPKCFKARPVPYAIKPKVEAELDKLVKSKVLHPVSVSEWATPVVPVMKKDGSIRLCGDFKVTVNPVLTAEQYPLPLIDDLFAGLAGGQKFSKIDLCQAYLQMHVDEESQELLTIVTHKGLFRYRRLPFGITSAPALFQRAMDQILSGLTGVQCYLDDLLITGKDEQEHLRNLDAALQRLEKYGLRVRTDKCEFFQSSVEYLGHIIDGAGLHKAPSKVKAVEEAPSPQNVSQLRSFLGLLTYYAKFVPNLSNMLKPLHELLNKATQWKWSDRCEEAFKAAKRALVHSEALTHFNPDLSLQLACDASPYGVGAVISHIMPSGEERAIAFASRTLSKAESNYAQIEREALSIIFGVKKFHQFLFGKRFTLLTDHRPLTSISGPHTGIPSLAASRMQRWALLLSAHQYDIKYRRAEQHCNADGLSRLPLPVTHTKHSEAKIFYFKEVSNAPVASAHVKKFTRTDPVMSEVMDIVTHGRERELSDSLKPYLVRRNELTVQAGCLLWGFRVIIPPPLRKQVLEELHSGHCGMVRMKEIARSYFWWPGLDAAIEDKVKSCSACQKMRNMPQLAPLHPWDFPEEPWQRVHIDCAGPLEDCMFLVVVDAHSKWPEVAIMKSTSSERTIEELRSIFSRFGLPMQLVSDNGPQLVSEEFQSFMEANGIQHIKSAPYHPATDGLAERFVQTLKQALKSSQGNGSLNKRLSTFLLTYRNTPHATTKVAPASAMMKRQLRTRLDLLRPLKTKQVVQTQQRAQVERRSKAKDRSFRAGERVLARNYCKGPKWIPATVVAQTGPVSYTVLTPENIIWRRHVDQLLPGTNLSDDSGQMANPEQLLEPFHGFEPSSLQQPENMEGVPYSPEPVGVPIQGTDAPQSGHTPSPGGLRDSGTVDLPVGRHYPTRQRRPPDRLNL, encoded by the coding sequence ATGGTGGCAAAAGTTGAGGACATAAACCTACCAGGAATATTGAGGAAACATGCTGAAGTGTTCAAGGGAGAACTTGGTAGTATGAAGGACATTACAGTTAAATTGACAGTGAAACCAAACAGCAAGCCCAAATGCTTCAAAGCCAGGCCTGTCCCATACGCCATAAAGCCAAAAGTTGAAGCTGAACTGGACAAACTAGTCAAGAGTAAAGTATTGCACCCAGTAAGTGTTAGTGAATGGGCTACACCAGTTGTTCCAGTCATGAAGAAAGACGGATCCATCAGACTGTGTGGCGACTTCAAAGTCACTGTGAACCCCGTCTTGACAGCTGAACAATATCCATTACCCCTCATTGACGATCTGTTTGCTGGTTTAGCTGGAGGACAAAAATTCAGTAAGATAGACTTATGTCAGGCTTATCTTCAGATGCATGTTGACGAAGAGTCACAAGAACTGTTGACCATAGTGACTCATAAAGGACTGTTCAGGTACCGGAGGCTTCCTTTTGGGATCACCTCAGCCCCGGCCTTGTTCCAGAGAGCTATGGACCAGATACTGAGTGGGCTCACCGGTGTCCAGTGTTACCTCGATGACCTTCTCATCACAGGTAAAGACGAACAGGAGCACCTGAGAAACCTTGACGCTGCACTACAGAGACTGGAGAAGTACGGACTGCGGGTCCGGACGGACAAATGTGAGTTTTTCCAGTCTTCAGTTGAGTATCTGGGCCACATTATCGACGGTGCTGGCCTGCACAAGGCACCATCTAAGGTAAAAGCTGTTGAGGAAGCTCCATCCCCACAAAATGTGAGTCAGCTGCGATCATTCTTGGGACTACTGACGTACTACGCAAAGTTTGTGCCGAACCTATCAAACATGCTAAAACCACTGCATGAACTGTTGAACAAAGCCACACAGTGGAAGTGGTCAGACAGATGTGAGGAAGCTTTTAAGGCAGCTAAAAGAGCCTTAGTCCATTCAGAAGCCCTCACCCACTTCAACCCCGACTTGTCATTACAGTTAGCGTGTGACGCATCGCCTTATGGTGTTGGTGCTGTGATCTCACACATAATGCCATCAGGTGAAGAAAGGGCAATTGCTTTCGCATCACGGACTTTGAGCAAAGCAGAGAGCAATTATGCACAGATAGAGCGTGAAGCACTCTCTATAATCTTCGGAGTAAAGAAATTCCATCAGTTTCTGTTTGGAAAACGATTCACGCTGCTAACAGACCATAGACCACTCACCTCCATCTCTGGACCCCACACTGGAATTCCATCGCTCGCAGCCAGCCGCATGCAGCGATGGGCATTACTGTTGTCTGCTCACCAGTATGACATCAAGTACAGAAGAGCTGAGCAGCACTGTAATGCAGACGGCCTCTCAAGGCTTCCCttacctgtcacacacacaaagcactctGAGGCTAAAATCTTCTACTTCAAGGAAGTGAGCAACGCCCCAGTTGCCTCAGCCCATGTGAAGAAGTTCACCCGCACTGACCCAGTGATGTCGGAGGTCATGGACATTGTCACtcatgggagagaaagagagctgtcAGACAGCCTAAAGCCTTACCTGGTGAGGAGGAACGAGCTCACAGTTCAGGCTGGATGCTTGTTATGGGGTTTTCGAGTCATCATTCCGCCGCCACTGAGAAAGCAGGTGCTTGAGGAACTCCATTCAGGGCACTGTGGCATGGTGCGAATGAAAGAGATTGCGCGCAGCTACTTTTGGTGGCCAGGCTTAGACGCAGCTATCGAAGACAAAGTCAAGTCATGTTCTGCATGTCAAAAGATGAGAAACATGCCTCAGCTAGCGCCACTACACCCATGGGACTTCCCAGAGGAGCCTTGGCAGAGAGTCCACATAGACTGTGCAGGTCCACTGGAGGATTGTATGTTCTTAGTCGTAGTTGATGCACACAGCAAATGGCCAGAGGTCGCCATAATGAAGAGCACTTCATCAGAGAGAACCATCGAAGAGCTACGGTCCATCTTCAGTCGCTTTGGATTGCCCATGCAACTCGTTAGCGATAACGGCCCGCAACTGGTGTCTGAAGAGTTCCAGTCATTCATGGAAGCAAACGGAATCCAGCACATCAAGTCAGCTCCCTATCATCCCGCCACAGACGGCCTAGCGGAAAGATTTGTGCAGACGTTGAAGCAAGCTCTAAAATCATCACAAGGAAACGGATCGCTCAACAAGCGCCTAAGCACCTTCCTGTTGACCTACAGAAACACCCCCCATGCTACAACCAAAGTGGCCCCAGCGTCAGCCATGATGAAAAGACAGCTGCGCACACGACTTGATCTTCTGAGACCACTGAAGACTAAGCAGGTCGTACAGACACAACAAAGAGCACAGGTGGAGAGACGGAGCAAGGCAAAAGACAGAAGCttcagagctggagagagagttcTTGCTCGGAACTACTGTAAAGGTCCGAAGTGGATACCAGCAACAGTTGTCGCACAAACAGGCCCTGTGTCCTACACAGTTCTAACACCAGAGAACATCATCTGGAGGAGACACGTGGATCAACTGTTGCCAGGAACCAACCTCAGTGATGACTCGGGTCAAATGGCAAACCCAGAACAGCTACTGGAGCCATTCCATGGTTTTGAGCCATCATCACTGCAGCAACCTGAAAACATGGAAGGGGTTCCCTACTCACCTGAACCAGTGGGTGTGCCTATTCAGGGTACTGATGCACCCCAGTCTGGGCATACACCATCACCAGGCGGGCTCAGAGACAGTGGGACTGTAGATTTGCCCGTAGGTCGTCATTACCCCACCAGACAACGACGACCCCCTGACAGGTTGAACCTGTAG